A genomic stretch from Kribbella amoyensis includes:
- a CDS encoding lipid II:glycine glycyltransferase FemX codes for MTLTVQRISPAKHLGFVRTRRSVSFLQTPAWAGVKAAWRSESLGWYDGRDLVGTGLVLHRPVPLVDRLTLAYVPEGPVIDWTGDLDAWIDPMADRLKGDGAFAIRLGPPVRTDTWSAAQVKEGIADPEVRRLTELPSQAASIGTRITARLRESGWLPQNPLDGFGNGHPQFTFELPLTGRTEDEVLRGMNQLWRRNLKKAAKEGVEVSIGEDLKAFHDLYVHTAERDHFTPRPLRYFETMFAQLSAEDPERIKLYLAHHQGELVAASILIRVGTQAWYTYGASSTAKREVRGSNACQWAMIRDSLAAGCDVYNLRGITPTVDADDPHVGLIQFKVGTGGEAVRSVGEWDLPLRPMVYRAFDAYMRRRGR; via the coding sequence GACCCCGGCGTGGGCGGGCGTGAAGGCGGCGTGGCGCAGCGAGTCGCTCGGCTGGTACGACGGCCGCGACCTGGTCGGTACCGGGCTCGTCCTGCACCGCCCGGTACCGCTGGTCGACCGTCTCACGCTGGCGTACGTTCCGGAGGGGCCGGTGATCGACTGGACCGGCGACCTCGACGCGTGGATCGACCCGATGGCGGACCGGCTCAAGGGCGACGGCGCGTTCGCGATCCGGCTCGGCCCGCCGGTCCGGACGGACACCTGGAGCGCCGCCCAGGTCAAGGAGGGCATCGCGGATCCGGAGGTCAGGCGGCTCACCGAGCTCCCCAGCCAGGCCGCGTCGATCGGTACGCGGATCACCGCCCGGCTGAGGGAGTCGGGCTGGTTGCCGCAGAATCCGCTGGACGGGTTCGGGAACGGGCATCCGCAGTTCACCTTCGAGCTGCCGCTGACCGGGCGGACCGAGGACGAGGTGCTGCGCGGCATGAACCAGCTCTGGCGCCGCAACCTCAAGAAGGCGGCCAAGGAGGGGGTCGAGGTCAGCATCGGCGAGGACCTGAAGGCGTTCCACGACCTGTACGTCCACACCGCCGAGCGCGATCACTTCACGCCTCGCCCGCTGCGGTACTTCGAGACCATGTTCGCCCAGCTGAGCGCCGAGGATCCCGAGCGCATCAAGCTCTATCTCGCGCACCACCAGGGCGAACTCGTTGCCGCCAGCATCCTGATCCGGGTCGGGACCCAGGCCTGGTACACCTACGGCGCGTCCTCCACCGCCAAGCGCGAGGTGCGCGGCTCGAACGCGTGTCAGTGGGCGATGATCCGCGACTCGCTCGCGGCCGGCTGCGACGTCTACAACCTGCGCGGCATCACCCCGACCGTCGACGCCGACGACCCGCACGTCGGCCTGATCCAGTTCAAGGTCGGTACCGGCGGGGAGGCCGTGCGGTCGGTCGGCGAGTGGGACCTCCCGCTTCGGCCGATGGTCTACCGCGCCTTCGACGCGTACATGAGGCGGCGCGGCCGATGA
- the vanA gene encoding D-alanine--(R)-lactate ligase, translated as MKIGILFGGCSEEHPVSVKSARQVARHLDPAKYEPYYVGITQSGAWKLCDGPYEDWENGSSRPAVLSPDRDVRGLLVLEDGRYETINLDVVLPVLHGKLGEDGAIQGLLEMSGIPYVGCDIPSSALCMDKSLVHVVARSAGIATPNFRIVLAGEQVDGADFEYPVFVKPARSGSSFGVSKVSSKDELAAAVETAREYDSKVLIEDAVVGSEVGCAILGNEAELITGEVDRVALTHGFFKIHQEADPESGSENSALIVPADIPAETRALVQESAKAVYRALGCRGLARVDLFLTEDGEIMLNEVNTFPGLTPYSRYPKMMAAAGLPFPEMIDRMVALALAGGPDEG; from the coding sequence ATGAAGATCGGCATTCTGTTCGGGGGATGTTCCGAAGAACACCCTGTCTCGGTCAAGTCCGCCCGGCAGGTCGCGCGGCATCTCGACCCCGCGAAGTACGAGCCCTACTACGTCGGAATCACCCAGAGCGGTGCCTGGAAGCTGTGCGACGGACCGTACGAGGACTGGGAGAACGGCAGCTCCCGTCCGGCCGTCCTGTCGCCGGACCGCGACGTTCGTGGACTGCTGGTCCTCGAGGACGGGCGGTACGAGACGATCAACCTGGATGTGGTCCTGCCCGTGCTGCACGGGAAGCTCGGCGAGGACGGCGCGATCCAGGGTCTGCTGGAGATGTCCGGCATTCCCTATGTGGGTTGCGACATCCCGAGTTCCGCCTTGTGCATGGACAAGTCCCTGGTCCACGTCGTCGCCCGAAGCGCGGGTATCGCGACGCCGAACTTCCGGATCGTCCTCGCGGGTGAGCAGGTGGACGGCGCCGACTTCGAGTACCCCGTCTTCGTGAAGCCGGCGCGGTCCGGTTCGTCGTTCGGCGTGAGCAAGGTGTCGAGCAAGGACGAGCTGGCGGCCGCGGTGGAGACGGCCCGCGAGTACGACTCCAAGGTGCTGATCGAGGACGCCGTGGTCGGCAGCGAGGTCGGGTGCGCCATCCTCGGGAACGAGGCCGAGCTGATCACCGGCGAGGTCGACCGCGTCGCGCTGACCCACGGGTTCTTCAAGATCCACCAGGAGGCCGATCCCGAGAGCGGGTCCGAGAACTCGGCGCTGATCGTCCCGGCCGACATCCCGGCGGAGACGCGGGCGCTGGTCCAGGAGTCGGCGAAGGCCGTGTACCGGGCGCTGGGGTGCCGTGGTCTCGCGCGGGTGGACCTGTTCCTCACCGAGGACGGCGAGATCATGCTCAACGAGGTGAACACGTTCCCCGGCCTGACGCCGTACAGCCGCTATCCGAAGATGATGGCGGCGGCCGGGCTGCCGTTCCCCGAGATGATCGACCGGATGGTGGCGCTGGCGCTGGCGGGTGGACCCGATGAAGGATGA
- a CDS encoding LacI family DNA-binding transcriptional regulator codes for MSVKRRPTLHDVAALAGVSHQTVSRFLRGDPTVGADTLGRIKAAVDELGYRPNLTARAMRTRSSGVVAIILPGWTGPERTVNAACAEAQSLGYQVEIVIGVDEDPVALSRLATDILARGQVDGVLSVTPLTIKTGDGGVVVQTDEFDHRLRSVEAVAADEITMEDLVDRLAAMGHRDLFHVAGPQDWWSAQLRRSGYLKACDRLGIRSHGVFDGPWDPETGVEAVRSLPDDTPVTAVVAASDHLAVGVVHAAVHRGWAVPEDLSVTGWDDITLVRYGTPALSTVRVDRETSGRHGMRRLIAAIRGEAEPDPMAAAPTEIAFRETTVPPRKNAVIGQED; via the coding sequence ATGAGCGTGAAGCGGCGGCCGACCTTGCACGACGTGGCCGCTCTTGCCGGGGTTTCGCACCAGACCGTTTCGCGGTTCCTGCGCGGGGATCCGACGGTCGGGGCGGACACGTTGGGGCGGATCAAGGCCGCTGTCGACGAGTTGGGGTACCGGCCGAACCTGACGGCCCGGGCGATGCGGACCCGGAGCAGCGGCGTCGTCGCGATCATCCTGCCGGGGTGGACCGGGCCGGAGCGGACCGTCAACGCTGCTTGTGCGGAAGCGCAGTCGCTCGGTTACCAGGTGGAGATCGTGATCGGCGTCGACGAGGACCCGGTGGCGTTGAGCCGGCTGGCGACCGACATCCTGGCGCGGGGCCAGGTGGACGGCGTGCTGTCGGTCACGCCGCTGACGATCAAGACCGGTGACGGGGGCGTCGTCGTCCAGACCGACGAGTTCGATCATCGGCTGCGGTCGGTCGAGGCGGTCGCCGCCGACGAGATCACGATGGAGGACCTGGTCGACCGGCTCGCCGCGATGGGGCACCGGGATCTCTTCCATGTGGCCGGCCCGCAGGACTGGTGGTCCGCGCAGCTTCGCCGGTCCGGGTATCTGAAGGCCTGCGACCGGTTGGGGATCCGGTCGCACGGTGTGTTCGACGGGCCGTGGGACCCGGAGACCGGGGTCGAGGCGGTGCGGTCGCTGCCCGACGACACCCCGGTGACGGCAGTGGTCGCGGCGAGCGATCACCTCGCCGTCGGCGTGGTCCACGCGGCCGTACACCGCGGCTGGGCGGTGCCCGAGGACCTGAGCGTGACCGGGTGGGACGACATCACCCTGGTCCGGTACGGGACGCCCGCGTTGTCCACGGTCCGGGTGGATCGGGAGACGTCGGGGCGGCACGGGATGCGGCGGCTGATCGCGGCGATCCGGGGTGAGGCGGAGCCCGATCCGATGGCCGCCGCGCCGACCGAGATCGCCTTCCGGGAGACCACGGTCCCGCCGCGGAAGAACGCGGTCATCGGTCAGGAGGACTGA
- a CDS encoding D-isomer specific 2-hydroxyacid dehydrogenase family protein: MNSSEPAALRQWLASAAVPSAPTTGITIFDCGPDEAVLFRDMAPRFGVIPTISAAPVSAENVGLVAGNRCVSVGHKTHVTPSALRELSRAGVQYVSTRSVGCNHIDVNYADSVGIHVDTVDYSPDSVADYTVMLMLMAIRGARSVLRRAEVHDYRLGEVRGRELRDLTVGVIGAGRIGTAVLARLRGFGGRALAHDTRRRPSDQFVPLDELLRQSDIVTLHTPLTAATHHLLDARRIEQLKLGAFVVNTGRGALIDTEALIPALESGRLGGAALDVLEGEEGIFYRDCSNGPITSKALVRLHELPTVLISPHTAYYTDHALSDIVENSLTNCLAFERRKQHWI, from the coding sequence ATGAACTCCAGCGAACCAGCGGCCCTCCGCCAATGGCTGGCGTCCGCCGCTGTCCCGTCCGCCCCGACAACGGGGATCACCATTTTCGACTGTGGGCCGGACGAGGCGGTGCTGTTCCGCGACATGGCGCCGCGGTTCGGGGTGATTCCGACCATTTCCGCAGCGCCCGTCTCCGCGGAGAACGTCGGCCTGGTCGCGGGGAATCGGTGCGTCAGCGTCGGTCACAAGACCCACGTCACGCCATCGGCCCTGCGTGAGCTCAGCCGGGCCGGGGTGCAGTACGTGTCGACCAGAAGTGTCGGGTGCAACCACATCGACGTGAACTACGCGGACTCCGTCGGGATTCACGTGGACACGGTCGACTATTCACCCGACAGCGTTGCCGACTACACGGTGATGCTGATGCTGATGGCGATTCGGGGCGCGCGGTCGGTACTCCGCCGGGCCGAGGTTCACGATTACCGGCTGGGCGAGGTGCGGGGGAGGGAACTGCGCGACCTCACCGTCGGGGTGATCGGGGCCGGCCGCATCGGTACCGCGGTGCTGGCGAGGCTTCGGGGATTCGGTGGCCGGGCCCTGGCTCACGACACGCGACGCCGGCCGTCCGACCAGTTCGTTCCGCTCGACGAGCTGCTCCGGCAGAGTGACATCGTCACCCTCCACACCCCGCTCACCGCGGCGACCCACCACCTCCTGGACGCGCGGCGGATCGAGCAGTTGAAGCTCGGCGCCTTCGTCGTCAACACGGGGCGCGGGGCGCTCATCGACACCGAGGCCCTGATCCCGGCGCTGGAGAGCGGCCGGTTGGGCGGAGCGGCCCTTGACGTCCTGGAAGGCGAAGAGGGCATCTTCTACCGCGACTGCAGCAACGGGCCGATCACCAGCAAGGCGCTGGTGCGGCTGCACGAACTGCCCACCGTGTTGATCAGTCCACACACGGCCTATTACACCGACCACGCCCTGAGCGACATCGTCGAGAACTCTCTGACGAACTGCCTGGCATTCGAGCGAAGAAAGCAGCACTGGATATGA
- a CDS encoding alpha-glucuronidase family glycosyl hydrolase — protein sequence MTFTRRTLLAGALAAAMLPGAAPQAFAAPPSEDGYDLWLRHRLVADRSMLAHYRAAIDHVVVLGNHPVLRSAGEELARGLSGLLGRAIPVRNEVGKGAVVVGVNVLSPESLARLGPEGFMVKRLDGPERVVISSAGEQGALYGAFRFLQHLQRQLPLNQVDMADRPASPLRMINHWDNLNRSVERGYAGKSIFVWDELPELRERYVDYARVLASVGINHTVVNNVNASAEFLRSERLPGLAALAGVLRSWGVRLWVSANYASPITLTKDQADPITVADPLDPRVQQWWQDKIEEIYRIIPDFGGFLVKANSEGQPGPLDYGRTHAEGANMLADRLAPHDGRLVWRSFVHEGFDDWAEHQYRVFHPLDGQFHENAVVQTKNGPIDFQVREPVNPLFGGLPRTNQLIELQVTQEYTGHSTHLCYLVPEWKTILDFPTYTGTGSWPTVSDVVTGAAYGQENVGFAGVGNLGDDRDWTGYQLGAANLHGFARLAWDPTATADEVVTEWIELTFGCDRRVGSVLKAIMLQSWQVYESYTSPLGMGYLTYPLGAHFAPAPTTTQNLSHHTTAEGTGFDRTEATGSGYTGLYAQHWQDVYGSLERCPDELLLFMHWVPYTHQLHSGKTVIQHIYDSHFDGYERVLEFQRAWSRLKGQVDASRHGDIAATFDDHVVEAERWRDTIVAYFFGWSRILSTGPGWLQLAFPSGRLLFGGVPNSLDLEITNANSAEQSVTATVHPPDASWKVEGTTAVVGSAQSKTVALSVTPPLIADHVPLTVDISPGQTTLGSQDQTYVVTPAAELCHLALDVGTADSPLVTGYARLAPGTAWDETRGYGWVGTAPQGRDRGGSWDALQRDFCGDYPARTLRIRIPAGRHRLSALIGDGGPDTPPTIITEAGKVLATSPEMPGGTFIWIHAEVDGGATGRTADLVLDSEPDRFWHLGALVITD from the coding sequence ATGACGTTCACACGCCGTACTCTGCTCGCCGGTGCGCTGGCCGCGGCCATGCTCCCCGGGGCGGCACCCCAGGCGTTCGCCGCGCCGCCGTCCGAGGACGGGTACGACCTGTGGCTGCGGCACCGACTCGTCGCCGATCGCTCGATGCTGGCCCACTACCGGGCCGCCATCGACCACGTCGTTGTACTGGGCAACCACCCGGTGCTGCGGTCCGCGGGTGAGGAGCTGGCCCGCGGTCTGTCCGGGCTGCTCGGTCGTGCGATCCCTGTGCGCAACGAGGTCGGCAAAGGCGCGGTCGTGGTCGGCGTCAACGTCCTCTCCCCCGAGAGCCTCGCCCGGCTCGGTCCCGAGGGCTTCATGGTCAAGCGGCTGGACGGTCCGGAGCGGGTGGTGATCAGCTCGGCCGGTGAGCAGGGCGCGTTGTACGGCGCGTTCCGCTTCCTGCAGCACCTCCAGAGGCAACTCCCGCTCAACCAGGTGGACATGGCGGACCGCCCGGCGTCTCCGCTGCGCATGATCAACCACTGGGACAACCTGAACCGCAGCGTCGAACGCGGCTACGCCGGCAAGTCCATCTTCGTCTGGGACGAGCTCCCCGAGCTGCGGGAACGGTACGTCGACTACGCCCGCGTCCTCGCCTCGGTCGGGATCAACCACACCGTGGTCAACAACGTCAACGCGAGCGCCGAGTTCCTCCGGTCCGAGCGGCTGCCCGGCCTCGCGGCACTGGCGGGCGTCCTGCGGTCGTGGGGTGTGCGGTTGTGGGTATCGGCGAACTACGCCAGCCCGATCACGCTGACGAAGGACCAGGCCGATCCGATCACCGTCGCGGATCCGCTCGATCCCCGGGTCCAGCAGTGGTGGCAGGACAAGATCGAGGAGATCTACCGGATCATCCCGGACTTCGGTGGCTTCCTGGTCAAGGCGAACTCGGAGGGCCAGCCGGGACCGCTGGACTACGGGCGCACCCATGCCGAGGGCGCCAACATGCTCGCCGATCGGCTCGCCCCGCACGACGGGCGGCTGGTCTGGCGGTCGTTCGTGCACGAGGGCTTCGACGACTGGGCCGAGCACCAGTACCGGGTGTTCCATCCGCTCGACGGCCAGTTCCACGAGAACGCCGTCGTCCAGACCAAGAACGGCCCGATCGACTTCCAGGTCCGCGAACCGGTGAATCCGCTCTTCGGTGGACTGCCGCGCACGAACCAGCTGATCGAGCTGCAGGTCACCCAGGAGTACACCGGCCACTCGACCCACCTGTGCTACCTGGTGCCGGAGTGGAAGACGATCCTGGACTTCCCGACGTACACGGGGACCGGGTCGTGGCCGACCGTGTCCGACGTGGTCACCGGGGCCGCGTACGGGCAGGAGAACGTCGGGTTCGCGGGAGTGGGGAACCTCGGCGACGACCGGGACTGGACCGGCTACCAACTGGGCGCGGCGAACCTGCACGGATTCGCTCGGCTGGCCTGGGACCCGACCGCGACCGCCGACGAGGTCGTGACCGAGTGGATCGAGCTCACCTTCGGCTGCGACCGCCGCGTCGGGTCGGTGCTCAAGGCAATCATGCTGCAGTCCTGGCAGGTGTACGAGAGCTACACGTCGCCGCTGGGGATGGGGTACCTCACCTATCCGCTCGGCGCGCACTTCGCCCCCGCGCCGACGACCACGCAGAACCTGTCCCACCACACCACGGCCGAGGGCACCGGCTTCGACCGGACCGAGGCGACCGGGAGCGGGTACACCGGGCTGTACGCCCAGCACTGGCAGGACGTGTACGGGTCGCTCGAGCGGTGCCCGGACGAGCTGTTGCTGTTCATGCACTGGGTGCCGTACACGCATCAGCTGCATTCGGGCAAGACAGTGATCCAGCACATCTACGACAGCCACTTCGACGGGTACGAACGGGTGCTGGAGTTCCAGCGGGCGTGGAGCCGGCTGAAGGGCCAGGTGGACGCGAGCCGGCATGGCGACATCGCGGCGACCTTCGACGACCACGTGGTCGAGGCAGAGCGCTGGCGCGACACCATCGTGGCGTACTTCTTCGGCTGGTCCCGCATCCTGTCGACCGGACCAGGGTGGCTGCAGTTGGCGTTCCCGAGTGGGCGGCTGCTGTTCGGCGGCGTACCCAACAGCCTCGACCTGGAGATCACCAACGCGAACAGCGCGGAGCAGTCCGTCACGGCGACAGTGCACCCACCCGACGCGAGCTGGAAGGTGGAAGGCACCACGGCAGTGGTCGGCTCGGCGCAGTCGAAGACGGTGGCCCTCTCCGTGACACCGCCGCTCATCGCCGATCACGTCCCGCTGACCGTCGACATCAGTCCGGGTCAGACCACACTGGGCTCGCAGGACCAGACGTACGTGGTCACCCCGGCCGCCGAACTCTGCCACCTGGCCCTGGATGTCGGTACCGCTGACAGCCCGCTGGTGACGGGCTACGCGCGGCTCGCACCGGGTACGGCGTGGGACGAGACACGTGGGTACGGGTGGGTCGGTACCGCGCCGCAGGGCCGGGACCGTGGTGGAAGCTGGGACGCCCTGCAACGGGACTTCTGCGGTGACTACCCGGCTCGGACGTTGCGGATCCGGATCCCGGCCGGACGGCACCGCTTGTCGGCGCTGATCGGGGACGGCGGCCCGGATACGCCCCCGACGATCATCACCGAAGCGGGCAAGGTGCTCGCCACGTCGCCGGAGATGCCTGGTGGCACGTTCATCTGGATCCACGCCGAGGTGGACGGCGGAGCGACCGGCCGGACCGCCGACCTCGTCCTCGACAGCGAGCCGGACCGCTTCTGGCACCTGGGCGCGCTGGTGATCACCGACTGA
- the vanX gene encoding D-Ala-D-Ala dipeptidase VanX: MKDDLVFVDELVPGVRWDAKYATWDNFTGKPVDGYLANRIVGTRALCAALERSREAAASLGFGLLLWDGYRPQRAVDSFLRWSKQPEDGRTKLRHYPKIDRAEMIAKGYVAARSGHTRGSAVDLTLYQLATGDLVQMGGDHDLMDEISHHDAAEITPTEARNRYHLRSVMAAGGFRAYEFEWWHYVLRDEPYPDTYFDLPITC, translated from the coding sequence ATGAAGGATGACCTGGTCTTCGTCGACGAACTCGTGCCCGGTGTCCGCTGGGACGCGAAGTACGCAACCTGGGACAACTTCACCGGCAAGCCCGTCGACGGGTACCTGGCCAATCGCATCGTCGGGACGAGGGCGTTGTGCGCGGCCCTGGAGAGGTCACGGGAGGCGGCCGCGTCGCTCGGATTCGGCCTGCTGCTCTGGGACGGGTACCGGCCGCAGCGTGCCGTGGATTCCTTCCTCCGCTGGTCGAAGCAACCGGAGGACGGCCGGACGAAGCTGCGGCACTACCCGAAGATCGACCGGGCCGAGATGATCGCCAAGGGGTATGTCGCGGCCAGGTCGGGCCACACCCGGGGGAGCGCCGTCGACCTGACGTTGTACCAGCTGGCGACCGGCGACCTCGTGCAGATGGGCGGCGACCACGACCTGATGGACGAGATCTCCCACCACGACGCCGCGGAGATCACGCCGACCGAGGCGAGGAACCGGTACCACCTGCGCTCGGTGATGGCGGCCGGCGGATTCCGCGCGTACGAGTTCGAGTGGTGGCACTACGTTCTCCGGGACGAGCCGTACCCGGACACGTACTTCGACCTCCCCATCACCTGTTGA
- a CDS encoding UDP-N-acetylglucosamine--N-acetylmuramyl-(pentapeptide) pyrophosphoryl-undecaprenol N-acetylglucosamine transferase gives MSGGGVVGPRVLVAGGHSAGHIEPAMNFADAVRWLEPTAEITAVGTVRGLDTTLIPARGYPLELIPPVPLPRRLTPELLEVPGKLRDSVQAAGAVLDRVRAEVVVGFGGYVALPAYLAARRRGVPIVVHEANARPGVANRLAARMTTQVFTAGPGVELAHGTPLGIPLRPAITGLDRPALRAEARERFGLRTEGPVLLVTGGSQGARTINAAVSSAAALLRANGVQVLHIAGREHTVDVEDAEPPYVVVPYVEEMRYAYAAADFVLCRSGAMTCAELAAVGLPAAYVPLSRRGGEQRLNAEQAITSGGALLVDDADLNTAWIESVLIPLLVDPTRLATMAKQAAAAGVPDAGLALARHVLTTIATRRRLTG, from the coding sequence TTGAGCGGGGGAGGCGTCGTCGGCCCGCGCGTCCTGGTGGCCGGCGGGCACTCGGCCGGCCACATCGAGCCCGCGATGAACTTCGCCGACGCGGTGCGGTGGCTCGAACCGACTGCCGAGATCACCGCGGTCGGGACGGTCCGCGGCCTGGACACCACGCTCATCCCGGCCCGCGGGTACCCGCTCGAGCTCATCCCGCCGGTGCCGTTGCCGCGCAGGCTCACTCCGGAGCTGCTGGAGGTACCAGGCAAGCTGCGCGACTCGGTGCAAGCTGCGGGGGCCGTACTGGACCGGGTACGCGCGGAGGTCGTTGTCGGCTTCGGTGGGTACGTCGCTCTGCCCGCGTACCTCGCTGCGCGTCGGCGGGGCGTACCGATCGTCGTGCACGAGGCGAACGCCCGGCCCGGAGTCGCGAACCGGCTGGCGGCTCGGATGACGACGCAGGTGTTCACTGCCGGACCAGGGGTCGAGTTGGCGCACGGTACTCCTCTCGGCATCCCGCTGCGACCAGCGATCACGGGGCTCGACCGACCCGCGTTGCGCGCCGAGGCACGTGAGCGGTTCGGCCTGCGAACCGAAGGGCCGGTGCTGCTGGTCACTGGAGGCTCGCAGGGTGCGCGGACGATCAACGCCGCGGTGTCGTCTGCGGCTGCCCTGTTGCGAGCGAACGGCGTACAGGTGCTGCACATCGCCGGGCGCGAGCACACGGTCGACGTGGAGGACGCCGAACCGCCGTACGTCGTGGTGCCGTACGTCGAGGAGATGCGATACGCGTACGCCGCGGCCGACTTCGTGCTCTGTCGCTCAGGCGCGATGACGTGCGCCGAACTGGCCGCCGTCGGTCTGCCAGCTGCGTACGTCCCGCTGTCCCGGCGCGGTGGTGAGCAGCGACTCAACGCCGAGCAGGCGATCACATCCGGCGGCGCATTGCTCGTCGACGACGCGGACCTGAACACGGCCTGGATCGAGTCCGTCCTGATCCCACTCCTCGTCGATCCCACCAGGCTCGCAACGATGGCGAAGCAGGCGGCCGCGGCCGGCGTACCGGATGCCGGCCTCGCCCTGGCCCGCCACGTCCTCACCACGATCGCCACCCGCCGCCGGCTCACCGGGTGA
- a CDS encoding VanZ family protein, whose protein sequence is MIIRDWQHLIGTFTGVAMLTVVLLPLAVLLVVALAYRRRADGRWAWRTSLADVGIVYGTLPWIWMTLLPGSGAGVVPGRVNLVPFRDLVTMSTGQVIGNLLIFAALGAFLPVRSAALASWARILVFTAGCSLLIEVAQYVLRLDRVSSVDDVLLNTAGAGLAAVVSRRWWRRAAGPDVVGISKTAYGSATSSRLDWKS, encoded by the coding sequence GTGATCATCAGAGACTGGCAGCACCTGATCGGCACCTTCACCGGCGTCGCCATGCTCACGGTGGTCCTGCTGCCGTTGGCCGTACTCCTCGTGGTGGCGCTGGCCTATCGGCGCAGAGCCGACGGCAGGTGGGCGTGGCGGACTTCGCTGGCCGACGTCGGCATCGTCTACGGGACGCTGCCGTGGATCTGGATGACCCTGCTGCCGGGAAGCGGGGCCGGTGTCGTTCCCGGCCGGGTGAACCTGGTGCCGTTCCGGGACCTGGTCACGATGTCGACCGGCCAGGTGATCGGCAACCTGCTGATCTTCGCGGCGCTGGGAGCGTTCCTCCCCGTGCGTTCCGCCGCGTTGGCATCGTGGGCGCGGATCCTGGTCTTCACGGCCGGGTGCTCGCTGCTGATCGAGGTCGCGCAGTACGTGCTCCGGCTGGACCGGGTCTCTTCGGTGGACGACGTACTCCTCAACACCGCCGGCGCCGGCTTGGCCGCAGTGGTGTCGCGCCGTTGGTGGAGAAGGGCAGCCGGCCCGGATGTCGTCGGCATATCGAAAACCGCATACGGGTCGGCAACATCGTCCCGACTTGACTGGAAATCATGA